The genomic region CGCCTGCGGGTGCTTGCACCCGTAGGCGTCCCCTCGCTGCGGGCGTCGTCAGACGCCGGTGGCGAGCCGCGGGAAGACGTGCAGCCCATCCGGGCCGAGCGGCAGCGGGTCGACACGCGCGACGACGTCGACGGGGAGCGTCGCGTAGAGGTGCGGGAACGTCTCGCCGCTGCCCGACGCCTCCCATCGCAGGGCCGCGCCGAGCTGCGCGGGGTCGACGTGCAGGAGCAGCAGATCCGGCTGTCCGGCGCGGTGCTTGTGCGCGGAGCGCGCGACCTGGGCGGCGGTGGAGAAGTGGATGAAGCCGTCGCGCCGGTCGTCCGGGCTGCCGCCGTACTGCCCGCCGTCCTGCGCGGCGAGCCAGTCGGCGCGGTGGGCCATGTGGTAGATGGTCACGGCGTCAGTGGATGCGCTTGTCGCGCCCCTTCCACTCCTGCTCGCGCAGCACGAACTTCTGCACCTTGCCCGTGCTGGTCTTGGGGAGCGGGCCGAACGCGACCTGCTTCGGACACTTGAACTTCGCGAGCCGCGCGCGGCAGTGCGCGACGATGGCGTCGGCGGTGGGCGTGCGGCCGTCCTTCGGCACCACGAACGCCTTCGGCACCTCGCCCCATTTCTCGTCGGGGACGGCGATCACCGCCACCTCGAGGACGTCGGGGTGCGACGCGATCGTCTGCTCGACTTCGATGGTCGAGATGTTCTCGCCGCCGGAGATGATGATGTCCTTGGCGCGGTCGTGCAGC from bacterium harbors:
- a CDS encoding DUF952 domain-containing protein; the encoded protein is MAHRADWLAAQDGGQYGGSPDDRRDGFIHFSTAAQVARSAHKHRAGQPDLLLLHVDPAQLGAALRWEASGSGETFPHLYATLPVDVVARVDPLPLGPDGLHVFPRLATGV